A genome region from Clostridium sp. JN-9 includes the following:
- a CDS encoding YgiQ family radical SAM protein, with translation MINTFLPVSKEDLKNRGIDQLDFILITGDAYVDHPSFGAAIIGRTLESQGFTVGIIAQPDWSDTKDFIKLGKPKLGFLINSGNIDSMVNHYTAAKKKRHDDLYSPGGEAGHRPDRAVIVYCNRAREAYKDVPIIIGGIEASLRRFAHYDYWEDKIRRSILLDSKADLLVYGMGEKTIIQVAELLKYGMKISSITDVRGTVYLSKDTANIKDFIEAPSYEQCVEDKIEYADSYKIEYFEQDAINGKTIVQKHGDHYIIQNPPQYPLTEEEMDLVYSLPYARTYHPMYEAKGGIPAIKEVEFSITSHRGCFGACSFCALTFHQGRTIQHRTQESILKEVKIMTELPDFKGYIHDVGGPTANFRHRACKIQEKSGVCKNRQCIFPTPCKNLIVDHSEYLSLLRKIRKVPGVKKVFIRSGIRFDYLIYDKDDTFFKELCKYHISGQLKVAPEHINDRVLKQMGKPKMEVYEKFTKKYFSINKELGKKQYLVPYLMSSHPGSDLNASIELAQYIKTMGYTPEQVQDFYPTPGSLSTTIYYSGINPVTGEKVYVPKSQKEKNMQRALLQFGMPKNYKIVKEALISAHREDLIGSSSKCLIGNVPPRPFNNKRKNKSKKNNR, from the coding sequence TTGATTAACACTTTTCTTCCAGTATCAAAAGAAGATTTAAAAAATAGGGGTATTGACCAGCTTGACTTTATACTTATTACAGGAGATGCTTACGTAGATCATCCATCCTTTGGAGCCGCAATCATAGGAAGAACTCTTGAAAGCCAGGGATTTACCGTTGGAATAATTGCACAGCCTGATTGGTCTGACACAAAGGATTTTATTAAATTAGGAAAGCCTAAACTTGGATTTTTAATTAATTCGGGTAATATTGATTCAATGGTTAATCACTATACTGCAGCTAAGAAGAAAAGACATGATGATTTATACTCACCAGGCGGTGAAGCTGGTCACAGGCCTGACAGAGCAGTAATAGTTTATTGTAACAGGGCCAGAGAAGCATATAAGGATGTGCCTATAATTATTGGAGGAATCGAAGCCAGCCTTAGAAGATTTGCCCATTATGACTATTGGGAGGATAAAATAAGAAGAAGTATTTTACTTGATTCCAAAGCAGATTTATTAGTTTACGGCATGGGTGAAAAGACAATAATCCAAGTAGCTGAACTTTTAAAGTATGGAATGAAAATATCCAGTATTACAGATGTAAGAGGAACAGTTTATCTATCTAAGGATACAGCAAACATTAAAGATTTTATTGAAGCTCCTTCTTATGAACAGTGTGTGGAAGATAAAATAGAATATGCTGACAGCTACAAAATAGAATACTTTGAGCAGGATGCCATAAATGGTAAAACCATAGTTCAAAAGCATGGTGATCACTACATTATTCAAAATCCTCCTCAATATCCTTTAACTGAGGAAGAAATGGATCTGGTATATTCGCTGCCTTATGCAAGAACTTATCATCCAATGTATGAAGCTAAAGGAGGAATACCAGCTATTAAGGAGGTCGAATTCTCAATTACAAGTCACAGAGGCTGCTTTGGTGCCTGTTCATTTTGTGCTTTAACATTTCATCAGGGAAGAACTATTCAGCACAGAACACAGGAATCTATACTTAAAGAAGTGAAGATTATGACTGAATTACCAGACTTTAAAGGCTATATTCATGACGTAGGAGGACCTACTGCCAACTTTAGGCACAGAGCTTGTAAAATACAGGAGAAATCAGGAGTTTGCAAAAACAGACAATGTATATTCCCAACACCATGTAAAAACTTAATAGTAGACCACTCAGAATATCTGAGTTTATTAAGAAAAATAAGAAAAGTTCCTGGAGTTAAAAAAGTATTTATACGTTCTGGTATACGTTTTGATTATTTAATATATGACAAGGATGATACATTTTTTAAAGAACTATGCAAATATCATATTAGCGGTCAGTTAAAGGTTGCTCCTGAGCACATAAATGATAGGGTTTTAAAACAAATGGGAAAGCCAAAAATGGAAGTCTACGAAAAATTTACGAAAAAATATTTCAGCATAAATAAAGAACTTGGCAAGAAGCAGTATTTGGTACCATATTTAATGAGCAGTCATCCAGGCAGTGATTTAAATGCTTCCATTGAATTAGCACAGTACATAAAAACTATGGGATATACTCCGGAACAGGTTCAGGATTTTTATCCTACTCCTGGAAGTCTATCCACCACTATTTATTACAGCGGTATTAATCCTGTAACAGGTGAAAAGGTGTATGTGCCTAAATCCCAAAAAGAAAAGAACATGCAGAGAGCCCTTTTACAATTCGGCATGCCAAAGAACTATAAAATTGTAAAAGAGGCACTTATTTCAGCCCATAGAGAAGATTTAATAGGCAGCAGTTCAAAGTGCTTAATCGGGAATGTTCCGCCAAGGCCTTTTAATAATAAAAGAAAAAATAAATCTAAAAAAAACAATAGATAA
- the pssA gene encoding CDP-diacylglycerol--serine O-phosphatidyltransferase, which produces MAKIAKSAVPNFFTLSNLGFGVMSLMMTFQENYKLACLFIILAALADRYDGRVARFLNVSSDIGKELDSLADLVSFGVAPAILIFNLYNYSSLGLLGYLLVLLFPIAGAYRLARYNSSTFTGVFMGIPITIAGMLMAIFALITVNHPTNIGLTMLLEIMLSYLMVSSVKFKKM; this is translated from the coding sequence ATGGCAAAGATTGCTAAAAGCGCAGTACCAAACTTTTTTACTTTAAGTAATTTAGGTTTCGGTGTTATGTCCTTAATGATGACTTTTCAAGAAAATTACAAATTAGCATGTCTTTTTATCATATTAGCTGCTTTAGCTGATAGATATGATGGAAGAGTTGCAAGATTTTTAAATGTATCCAGCGATATAGGAAAAGAACTTGATTCTTTAGCTGATTTGGTTTCATTTGGTGTCGCTCCAGCTATATTGATTTTTAACCTATATAATTATTCTTCATTAGGTCTTTTAGGATATTTATTAGTTCTTCTTTTCCCTATAGCAGGTGCATACAGGCTTGCTAGATATAATTCTTCTACATTTACTGGTGTATTTATGGGAATACCTATTACTATTGCAGGAATGCTCATGGCCATATTTGCATTAATAACTGTTAATCATCCAACAAATATAGGTTTAACAATGTTATTAGAAATTATGCTTTCCTATCTTATGGTAAGCTCAGTAAAGTTTAAAAAGATGTGA
- the cax gene encoding calcium/proton exchanger yields the protein MKKNYFILLIISLLLFIKITNPIFNAVIYSIAIIPLAILLGEFTTNMAEYIGDKKGGLLAAAVGNIPELTIGLWSVKYGMITMVKASLVGAIISNMLLVLGISTFIGGTIYKEQKFNKNIARTNFSMLFLALTTIVIISSLDKYSYRLSAVNLQSISVKISLVLILVYLLGLFFSLYTHSNLFVITESNTEKNLKKNKNYYVLLANIMYSAIILYFISEKLILNIRIITNSYNISEEFIGIILMPILGNIGENFAAIMGAIKNKVSLSLEIAIGSSIQISLFVMPLLVVFSHFCGMPLTLLFSEFQVVLVIVAVAMSFFVFQDGKTYWFEGAILIAIYAVIALAYYYMV from the coding sequence ATGAAGAAGAATTATTTTATATTACTCATTATTTCCTTGTTATTGTTTATTAAAATTACAAATCCAATTTTCAATGCTGTTATATATTCCATTGCTATTATTCCACTGGCTATTTTGCTTGGAGAATTTACTACAAATATGGCAGAGTATATTGGAGATAAGAAAGGCGGACTTTTAGCAGCAGCAGTTGGTAATATACCAGAATTAACAATTGGGTTATGGTCTGTAAAATACGGAATGATAACTATGGTAAAAGCATCTTTGGTAGGAGCCATAATAAGCAATATGCTGCTGGTACTTGGCATCTCAACCTTTATAGGAGGAACTATTTATAAAGAACAAAAATTTAATAAAAATATAGCCAGGACAAATTTCAGCATGTTGTTTTTAGCATTGACCACTATAGTAATTATTTCATCACTGGATAAATACAGTTATAGGCTTTCAGCGGTGAATCTGCAGTCTATTAGTGTGAAAATATCTTTAGTATTAATACTTGTATATTTACTGGGACTGTTTTTTTCATTATATACTCACAGCAATCTGTTTGTAATAACTGAAAGTAATACGGAGAAGAACCTTAAAAAAAATAAAAATTATTATGTTTTGCTGGCTAATATAATGTATAGTGCCATTATTCTATATTTTATAAGTGAAAAGTTAATACTTAATATAAGAATAATCACTAATTCATACAATATATCAGAAGAATTTATAGGTATTATCCTTATGCCCATATTAGGAAATATAGGAGAAAACTTTGCTGCAATAATGGGGGCAATAAAAAATAAAGTAAGCTTAAGCCTTGAAATTGCTATTGGCTCAAGTATTCAAATTTCACTTTTTGTAATGCCCTTATTAGTGGTGTTTTCCCACTTTTGCGGAATGCCCCTGACTCTGCTTTTCTCAGAATTCCAGGTTGTATTGGTGATTGTAGCAGTAGCCATGTCATTTTTTGTTTTTCAGGATGGGAAGACTTATTGGTTTGAAGGTGCCATTTTAATAGCAATATATGCAGTAATTGCATTAGCTTATTACTATATGGTATGA
- a CDS encoding YegS/Rv2252/BmrU family lipid kinase yields the protein MVTKIIMIHQKFGYEVVPFRISYECDVTEALKEIDESYKYILIAGGDGTVDNVVNHIKQLNIDIPIAILPTGTANDFAKFIGMPQDVETACEQILTSSVKEVDLGKINDKYFINVASTGLFTDVSQKTDVNLKNTIGKLAYYVKGLEQLPNFRSLDIDVKSKHGEFKGGMYLMLVFNGQTAGNLKFAYKAAIDDGMLDVIIIKAGVLKDMITLFIKMMKGEHLEDTPGLVYFKTDKIEIECHEDIVTDIDGERGPDFPLTIECIKGGIKLLGAKNYG from the coding sequence ATAGTTACTAAAATTATTATGATACACCAGAAATTTGGATATGAAGTTGTACCTTTTAGAATAAGCTATGAATGTGATGTTACTGAAGCATTAAAGGAAATAGATGAATCATATAAGTATATTCTCATAGCTGGCGGCGATGGCACTGTGGATAATGTTGTAAACCATATCAAGCAGTTAAATATAGATATTCCAATCGCAATACTTCCAACAGGTACAGCAAATGATTTTGCTAAATTTATAGGCATGCCACAGGATGTTGAAACTGCATGTGAACAAATATTAACCAGCAGTGTTAAAGAAGTTGATTTAGGCAAAATTAATGATAAATACTTTATTAATGTAGCAAGCACCGGATTATTTACAGATGTATCCCAAAAAACAGATGTAAACTTAAAAAATACTATTGGGAAACTTGCATATTATGTTAAAGGGCTTGAACAATTGCCAAACTTCAGAAGCCTTGACATTGATGTAAAATCAAAGCATGGTGAATTTAAAGGCGGCATGTATTTAATGCTTGTATTTAATGGTCAGACAGCCGGAAATTTAAAGTTTGCATATAAGGCTGCAATAGATGATGGTATGCTGGATGTAATAATTATAAAAGCAGGTGTCTTAAAGGACATGATTACATTGTTTATTAAAATGATGAAAGGTGAGCATCTGGAAGATACTCCTGGTTTGGTATACTTTAAAACAGATAAAATTGAAATTGAATGTCATGAAGATATAGTTACGGATATAGACGGAGAAAGGGGACCGGATTTTCCTTTGACTATAGAATGTATTAAAGGAGGCATTAAGCTATTAGGTGCAAAAAATTATGGTTAG
- a CDS encoding TVP38/TMEM64 family protein, giving the protein MNGRIKSALKYIILALLVAIIVFIILKYKSIGRVFNFRHMKRLILSYGKYSALVFILMYTLKPILFIVPASLLSILAGNVFGPYIALILSMIGCFGSATVAFYMARFLGRSFVDKLLKGKALKLDNNIEKNGFFIMLIMRLSIIFNYDALGYAAGLTSMSYKDFIAGTMIGILPEMVTYSLMGKNIEHPLSVRFIVPIIMVVIIGLIASYLYKSRISKKNK; this is encoded by the coding sequence ATGAACGGCAGAATTAAAAGTGCCTTGAAATACATAATTTTAGCACTATTAGTAGCAATTATAGTATTTATAATTTTAAAATATAAAAGCATTGGAAGAGTATTTAATTTTAGGCATATGAAAAGGCTTATTTTAAGCTATGGAAAATATTCGGCATTAGTGTTTATATTAATGTATACATTAAAACCAATTTTATTTATTGTACCAGCATCACTGCTTTCAATACTTGCGGGCAATGTTTTCGGACCATATATAGCACTTATACTCAGCATGATTGGATGCTTTGGCTCTGCAACAGTAGCATTTTATATGGCAAGATTTTTAGGACGCTCTTTTGTAGATAAACTACTAAAAGGCAAAGCCTTAAAACTAGATAATAATATAGAAAAAAACGGCTTTTTTATAATGCTGATAATGAGACTGTCAATAATTTTTAATTATGATGCATTGGGATATGCAGCCGGACTTACAAGTATGAGCTACAAGGATTTTATAGCTGGTACTATGATTGGGATATTACCGGAAATGGTTACATATTCATTAATGGGGAAAAATATTGAGCATCCTCTTTCAGTAAGGTTTATCGTGCCTATAATAATGGTTGTGATAATAGGTTTGATTGCATCCTATTTATATAAAAGCAGAATATCTAAAAAAAATAAATAA
- a CDS encoding CBS domain-containing protein: MKISDVMTKTVANLNVEDTVKRAAELMKEHNIGSIPVCRDEKVVGIITDRDIAVRTVADGKNSLEQKVKDVMSSNPVVGKPEMDIHDAARIMSERQIRRLPIVENNNLVGIVALGDLAVENILVDDAGRALSEISSPSIPQM; encoded by the coding sequence ATGAAAATTAGTGATGTAATGACTAAAACAGTTGCCAATCTTAATGTGGAAGATACAGTAAAGCGTGCAGCTGAACTTATGAAAGAACACAATATAGGTTCAATCCCTGTATGCAGAGATGAAAAAGTTGTTGGAATTATTACAGATAGAGATATTGCTGTTAGAACTGTAGCAGATGGGAAAAATTCATTAGAGCAGAAGGTTAAAGATGTAATGTCCAGTAACCCTGTTGTTGGAAAACCTGAAATGGACATTCATGATGCTGCCAGGATTATGAGTGAAAGGCAGATAAGAAGACTGCCTATAGTGGAAAATAATAATTTAGTAGGTATAGTTGCATTAGGAGACTTAGCAGTTGAAAACATATTAGTTGATGATGCAGGAAGGGCTTTAAGTGAAATTTCCTCTCCAAGTATTCCGCAGATGTAA
- a CDS encoding IS66 family transposase: MSEGQIIEIYNQGVSQVIGVIKELSNQIKELQSQVETLSKENKALNERVKSLESQVNKNSSNSSKPPSSDGFKKKTKSLRTKSGKKPGGQRGHEGTTLCLHDTPDEIEIHNVEFCTECGASLKDVPPERYIVRQIIDIPDVKVKIVEHRAEVKICPHCKSKNTAAFPEEIKNTVQYGERLKAIAVYLTQYQLIPYKRAVELIEDLFNHHLSQGSMVTFNQDCHDNLQAITNRIRNSLTSSTGAVHFDETGIYIDKKRQWLHVASNKNLTYYECHEKRGKKAIDDITILPNFTGTAVHDGFKTYFKYTNCNHALCNAHILRELNGITELQGQNWAKPMKNLLLDIKKEVDLANNKQNALPLDKIQDFESKYDKILKAGIDEDYAKNIELYSKKKVKKSASLNLLNRLNGYKEQILAFMYDFDIPFDNNLAERDLRMAKVKQKISGTFRSSAGANAFTRIRGYVSTVRKQGKNALDCIKSTFTVNQFDPTLT; this comes from the coding sequence GTGAGTGAAGGCCAAATCATCGAGATTTACAATCAAGGTGTATCTCAGGTTATAGGTGTTATTAAAGAATTATCAAATCAAATTAAAGAACTACAATCTCAAGTAGAAACACTTTCTAAAGAGAATAAGGCTCTAAACGAGCGTGTAAAATCATTAGAAAGCCAAGTCAACAAAAACAGTAGTAATAGCAGTAAACCTCCATCGTCAGATGGCTTTAAAAAGAAGACTAAAAGTTTAAGAACAAAATCAGGTAAAAAACCTGGCGGTCAAAGGGGTCATGAGGGAACAACATTGTGTTTACATGATACTCCTGATGAAATTGAAATTCACAATGTTGAATTCTGTACTGAATGCGGAGCATCCCTAAAGGATGTACCTCCTGAAAGATATATTGTTCGTCAAATTATAGATATACCAGATGTAAAAGTTAAAATTGTAGAGCATAGAGCAGAAGTTAAAATATGTCCTCATTGTAAAAGTAAAAATACAGCTGCTTTCCCAGAAGAAATAAAGAATACAGTTCAATATGGAGAACGCCTAAAAGCGATAGCTGTTTACTTAACTCAATATCAGTTGATTCCGTATAAACGTGCTGTTGAACTCATTGAGGATTTATTTAACCATCATTTAAGTCAAGGTAGTATGGTAACCTTCAATCAAGACTGTCATGATAATTTACAAGCTATAACAAATAGGATTAGAAATAGCCTTACCTCATCTACAGGAGCAGTTCATTTTGATGAAACTGGTATTTATATAGATAAAAAACGCCAGTGGCTTCATGTTGCTTCTAATAAAAATCTTACATATTATGAATGCCATGAAAAGCGTGGTAAAAAGGCTATTGATGATATTACAATACTTCCAAACTTTACTGGGACGGCAGTCCATGATGGTTTTAAAACTTATTTTAAGTATACTAACTGCAATCATGCTCTATGTAATGCTCATATATTAAGAGAACTTAATGGTATAACTGAATTACAAGGTCAAAACTGGGCAAAGCCAATGAAAAATCTATTGTTAGATATAAAAAAAGAAGTAGATTTAGCTAATAACAAACAAAATGCTTTACCTTTAGATAAAATTCAGGATTTTGAATCTAAGTATGATAAAATACTTAAAGCTGGCATTGACGAAGACTATGCTAAAAACATTGAATTATATTCTAAAAAGAAGGTAAAGAAAAGTGCCAGTCTTAATTTACTCAATAGATTAAATGGCTATAAGGAACAAATACTTGCTTTCATGTATGACTTTGATATACCTTTTGATAATAACTTAGCAGAACGTGATTTACGTATGGCTAAAGTTAAGCAAAAGATTTCAGGCACCTTTAGAAGTTCTGCTGGAGCTAACGCTTTTACTAGAATCCGTGGATATGTATCTACTGTAAGAAAACAAGGCAAAAATGCCTTGGATTGCATAAAATCAACATTTACAGTGAATCAATTTGATCCAACTTTGACGTAA